Genomic DNA from Triplophysa rosa linkage group LG6, Trosa_1v2, whole genome shotgun sequence:
TGATGTGCACACAAATTGAGTTTACTGTTCCTAATATGAGCAAAGCTCTGTGGAAAACTCAAATGGCTTTTATGCTCATGCGAACCTTGGCAACACTGTACACCGATAtggaacaaataaaaacatggcAGCATATCCCAGTAAGGTTCCAAGGAATAAGGATTTCGCTGCCATACAACAGCCCTTATGACCTGTGTTGCCATGTtgcttttctcttttaaaacCATTTCCAGCCAGCTTGGTTTATGAAACACTTGTCTGACATTTGTGTTTCTGAAAGAGAAGCTGTTCTCTGTGGGGTCAAATAAAGACTCTCTCTCCGGGACAAATATCAAACACATTTCTAACCTTCAGCAACGTTTAGACTCTGGCATAAAATACAAAGTGCGCCAACGAGCAGGGATTCCCTGGATAcattttactcaaaaatgaatCAGAAGAGCATAAGACCTTTTCTAAGACCTTCCCCCCCCCCATGTTTGTATTTCTGAGGGGCTCAGTTGTTGTTTTAACTAACTGAAGGAGATTCCTCTGGGCTGTCGAGTATCGTGCTGTGCTTGACTGCATTCCTGTGATGTTTCTCGCAGGGAGAAGGACAACGCGAGTGTCAGCGTAAGAACGATGTGCTATAACCCGCAGAATCCACTGGAGAACATCATGCTGGCAAATTACTCCACCACAGAGTGTTTGATGACACCTCAACCCTCTGATGATGGCCTGATGTATATCTGTGCCTGTATCGGTGATCAAGAGTGCAATGACCAGCTCATTTTTGACAAAGGACCCAATGGTACGTGCATGTCTAATAAACGCATCTAAAAGTTATGATTTTCATACTGCTGTAGGCCTACTCGGTGTATCTGGTTCTCTAGCTAAGTTGGTTATGGGTTCATTACATACTGACCTACTGACGAAAAATGTACCCTAAATGCCAGTTGTGTTTATCAGTTGCGTAAGTTGTTttgtataaaagcatctgccaaatgcaaacaTATGAACATGAGTGGATTTTTGTATGACATTTTTTCCCccatattattttgtttttgcaatttaAAACCAAGGTTCTGTTCCAAAACCCAGTGAGCCGTCCATCTATGCaagcattttgaaatgtcattgaTGCACTCCAGAAGTCTGTTCTATTTAAATATaacttattaataaaaaaaaatgaaattatgtaaaatatgaaaatgtgaaTTATGCTCATAAGAAACctttttagtcatattttactAGGGCAAGCTACtgtaagtaaaaaaatctgccaggAATAGTGGACAAAATGGGAGAAACATACATAGATTACATTATAGATAAACttattaattgaacaataaaatactttgatcaaaatattaattattatttatatattttaaatataataaagtaCTATTATATACAGTCACAGAAAAAATAGGagatcatttcaaaattattttcattattttgtttctttcagtgaactactaacaatatttctcccaaatttcaaatacaaatattgtttctatttgcttgtatttgcattttttaaaaaagagaaacaggtaaaaataacaaaaatatgctttgtattttttcagacctcaaatactgtaaagaaaacaagttcatattcattctCAAGCAATACAACAtatgtgtacatgtatttaggaaacgttttttatgtgataacctaatttttatcacagtttacatgtgtcttgtcatgctgtctttcacattgctcttggatgactttgtcactcctgaggtttgattttgttaaaatttgaAAAACAcgggactggaatgaccacaatacatatagaaatgctgattaaataaaatggaatggtctcttaatttttttagctTAAAAATTTAACTAATTTCTCTTAACTAAAAATAGACCACTTCAAGGACACTTATAGAAGTGTAattaaaaaagtgtattttaatGCACAATTTTTTAGCTGGCCTGTCATGTATGAGATACCATTTTTGTTAAGAAGCTGCCTTAGAAGTAGCCCAGAGCCCATTTAAGCTAATATAATGAATGTCATTTTTCTAGGGTACTCTAAGCTGAAGTCTAAAGACGTCATTCCAGTAGTAGTCATAAGCCTTGTTCCACCACTTCTAGTAGCTATCGTTGCTACCCTGGTCTTTTACCTGTACCGTACGCGCCAGCCCGGCAAACCCAAAGAATGGGCACCAAGACGCACCCACTATCAATCCCTGGACCCAGCGGAGGCCTGCGCCTACCAAGCAAATGGTAGCGATTACCACGGCAAGCTGCATTCACATACCGATGACGTCAATTCGGAAATATCATCAACTTGTGCCAATAACCTAAACCACAACACAGAGCAGCTGCCCATCCAGCTGGAGACCATGGTGGGTAAGGGGCGCTTCGCTGAGGTGTGGCGGGCACGACTCAGCCATAAGGAAACTGGGCAGTACGAAACGGTGGCTGTGAAGATCTTCCCGGCCGTGGAGTATACCTTGTGGTGTAACGAAAGAGCCATATTCTCTGACGCCAACTTAAAACATGAGAATGTGGTACAGTTTCTGACGGCTCAGGAACGTTGTGGGACCTCTCAGAAGCAATACTGGCTCATCATGGCTTATTACAGCCTGGGGAACCTTCAAGACTTTCTTGTTGGTCATATTATTACATGGGCTGAGCTGTGTGCACTGGCAGGTTCTGTGGCAAGAGGCCTGGCACACCTGCACAACGACACGACACCCTGTGGCAAGCCAAAGGTGCCAGTCGCCCATCGAGATCTGAAGAGCAGCAACATTGTGTTGAAGAGCCGCAGCGAGTGTGCGCTCTGTGATTTCGGACTGGCTCTGCGACTAGACTTCTCTCTCACTGTGGATGATTTTGCCAACAGTGGACAGGTAGGAAGGCTTTTgggatgttttttctttatctcatcaagttttctatttcaaaaacatttttttgtaaaatgttttgttatgcACAATTTTTCTCTGCATAGCTAATTTCATATGATTCCCTCAGAAACCAAAGATTTTTATGATcattattaacaataaaaactcTACACTTGACcccaaatttgtatttatatttttagaatTTATTTATCTTTCTATCTTTTTCTGACATGACTAAGCTGATTGCAAAGCATTTTGGGATTGCATCCTCTGCTTCAAAAAACATACAACACTGTATTTACTTTTTGGCCCTACACAGACAACTCACAAGGTTTTA
This window encodes:
- the tgfbr2l gene encoding TGF-beta receptor type-2, with product MGCRGWSLWVQTSLLLCFCLLQAKTFTLVQTNLCKWCNHSSPICEDNVCTSNCSMSSFCELPEEVCVAIWEKDNASVSVRTMCYNPQNPLENIMLANYSTTECLMTPQPSDDGLMYICACIGDQECNDQLIFDKGPNGYSKLKSKDVIPVVVISLVPPLLVAIVATLVFYLYRTRQPGKPKEWAPRRTHYQSLDPAEACAYQANGSDYHGKLHSHTDDVNSEISSTCANNLNHNTEQLPIQLETMVGKGRFAEVWRARLSHKETGQYETVAVKIFPAVEYTLWCNERAIFSDANLKHENVVQFLTAQERCGTSQKQYWLIMAYYSLGNLQDFLVGHIITWAELCALAGSVARGLAHLHNDTTPCGKPKVPVAHRDLKSSNIVLKSRSECALCDFGLALRLDFSLTVDDFANSGQVGTARYMAPEVLESRVNLEDLESFKQMDVYSMALVLWEMVSRCDVIGEVKNYEPPFGSKVCEQPCVDSMRDLVLKDRGRPDIPECWTTHPGMQLLCATITECWDHDPEARLTAYCVVERFNTLAQEELENSISTHTPVLTSTEQQTPSLPCLPPCTDNSTGVHPPPAADTQISVSSRQPSPM